From Leopardus geoffroyi isolate Oge1 chromosome B4, O.geoffroyi_Oge1_pat1.0, whole genome shotgun sequence, a single genomic window includes:
- the PFKFB3 gene encoding 6-phosphofructo-2-kinase/fructose-2,6-bisphosphatase 3 isoform X5, giving the protein MPFRKACGPKLTNSPTVIVMVGLPARGKTYISKKLTRYLNWIGVPTKVFNVGEYRREAVKQYSSYSFFRPDNEEAMKVRKQCALAALRDVKSYLTKEGGQIAVFDATNTTRERRHMILHFAKENDFKVFFIESVCDDPMVVASNIMEVKISSPDYKDCNSAEAMDDFMKRISCYEASYQPLDPDKCDRDLSLIKVIDVGRRFLVNRVQDHIQSRIVYYLMNIHVQPRTIYLCRHGESEHNLQGKIGGDSGLSSRGRKFANALSKFVEEQNLKDLKVWTSQLKSTIQTAEALRLPYEQWKALNEIDAGVCEEMTYEEIRDTYPEEYTLREQDKYYYRYPTGESYQDLVQRLEPVIMELERQENVLVICHQAVLRCLLAYFLDKSAEEMPYLKCPLHTVLKLTPVAYGCRVESIYLNVESVSTHRERSEDAKKGPNPLMRRNSVTPLASPEPTKKPRINSFEEHVASPSAALPNCLPPEVPTQLPGQNMKSTQSGIDTRMH; this is encoded by the exons cCTGTGGGCCGAAGCTGACCAACTCCCCCACCGTGATCGTCATGGTGGGGCTCCCAGCCCGGGGCAAGACGTACATCTCAAAGAAGCTGACTCGATACCTCAACTGGATCGGCGTCCCCACGAAAG TGTTCAACGTCGGGGAGTACCGCCGGGAGGCCGTCAAACAGTACAGCTCCTACAGCTTCTTTCGCCCCGACAACGAGGAGGCCATGAAAGTCCGCAA GCAGTGCGCTCTGGCTGCCCTGAGAGACGTCAAAAGTTACCTGACGAAGGAAGGGGGCCAAATTGCA GTGTTCGATGCCACCAATACcaccagagagaggagacacatgATCCTtcattttgccaaagaaaatgACTTCAAG gTGTTTTTCATTGAGTCTGTGTGCGATGACCCTATGGTTGTGGCCTCCAACATCATG GAAGTTAAAATCTCTAGCCCGGATTACAAAGATTGCAACTCAGCAGAAGCTATGGACGACTTCATGAAGAGAATTAGTTGCTACGAAGCCAGCTATCAGCCCCTCGACCCTGATAAATGTGACAG GGATCTGTCCTTGATCAAGGTGATCGACGTGGGCCGGAGGTTCTTGGTGAACAGAGTTCAGGACCACATTCAGAGCCGCATCGTGTACTACCTGATGAACATCCACGTGCAGCCCCGCACCATCTACCTGTGTCGGCACGGCGAGAGCGAGCACAACCTCCAGGGCAAGATCGGAGGGGACTCGGGTCTGTCCAGCAGGGGCAGGAAG TTTGCCAATGCCCTGAGCAAGTTTGTGGAGGAGCAGAACCTGAAGGACCTCAAGGTGTGGACCAGCCAGCTGAAAAGCACCATCCAGACGGCGGAAGCCCTGCGTCTCCCCTACGAACAGTGGAAGGCGCTCAACGAGATCGACGCC GGTGTCTGTGAGGAGATGACCTACGAGGAGATCAGGGACACCTACCCTGAGGAGTACACTCTGCGGGAGCAGGACAAGTACTACTACCGCTACCCCACCGGGGAG TCCTACCAGGACCTGGTGCAGCGCTTGGAGCCGGTGATCATGGAGCTGGAGCGGCAGGAGAACGTGCTGGTCATCTGCCATCAGGCCGTCCTGCGTTGCCTCCTCGCCTACTTCCTGGATAAGAGCGCAG AGGAGATGCCTTACCTGAAATGCCCCCTTCACACCGTCCTGAAACTGACACCTGTCGCTTACG gttGCCGCGTAGAGTCCATCTACCTGAATGTGGAGTCTGTGAGCACACACCGGGAGAGGTCAGAG GATGCAAAGAAGGGACCTAACCCGCTCATGAGACGCAATAGTGTCACCCCACTAGCCAGCCCCGAGCCCACCAAAAAGCCTCGCATCAACAGCTTTGAGGAGCATGTGGCTTCTCCCTCCGCTGCCCTGCCCAACTGCCTGCCCCCGGAGGTGCCCACGCAGCTGCCTGGACAA AACATGAAGAGCACCCAGAGTGGCATCGACACCAGGATGCACTGA